CGTTTGAGCAAATCGGAAGAAGCTGTGAATCGCGGCCAATCGCTGGTTCCGAGTGCTAACACATACTTGTCTGGACGTTTCGAGCCATTGTAAAAATTCCTTGATGCTCGGCGCGGTCACCGTAGCGAATGAAATCTTCTCCGGCCTTACTTGCTGTTTCTCCTGCATGAACAGGAGAAATTGCTTAAAGGTATCGCGGTAAGAGAGAATCGTATGGGGACTGACGTTTCGCTGTCCGGGCAGGAAATCGGTCAGATATCGCGTCAGCGTCTTTGCAAAATCAGTCTTCTTCATCCCACTTCACCTCCGGGATGACGTATGCGCAAGTATGTTCGATCTTGCTCGTTAAGTCCGGATACAAATCCGCCGTTAACCGCAGGTACCTTTGACTGCCACGCATGTCTTCGTGGCCGAGGTAAGCCGAAAGATAGGGTAGAGCATTGTTCAAATCCCTGCCTTCCAGTGCCCACTTTTTCAAGCAGTTTACGGCGAAGGTATGACGCAAATCATGAATTCGAGGGCCTTTCCCCCTCCCTAAATGGGAAATGCCCGCTTGCCGGAGCACATCTCTAAAGAGCTTGTATACGGTCGACTCGGAATAGCTTCCGC
The nucleotide sequence above comes from Effusibacillus pohliae DSM 22757. Encoded proteins:
- a CDS encoding tyrosine-type recombinase/integrase, with the translated sequence TIPDVDLDKGTLFIRHTKFNKERVLPMSDNLTERCREYSKTVRVGKMGNPFFFPSPFGGSYSESTVYKLFRDVLRQAGISHLGRGKGPRIHDLRHTFAVNCLKKWALEGRDLNNALPYLSAYLGHEDMRGSQRYLRLTADLYPDLTSKIEHTCAYVIPEVKWDEED